TCGGCGAACTCGCAGCCGAGGAACAGCGACTGGGCGAGCGACCGCTCCAGCAGCGCCGGCCCACGCTCGGTGAGGTCGAGGCCCACCACCCGCCAGCCGGCCAGCGTCCGGGCTCCCGCGGCCAGGCGCCGGTCGAGGTCGTCGAGGGTGGTGACGTCGAGGACGCGTCCGCGCGAGTGCTTCACGGCGCCCAACCTAGGGGGCGGGCCGTGGCAGGGTGGCGACATGGTCTCGGAGGAGGACGTCTACGCACTCGCCACCCGCAACCGGCTCCTGGCCGCCGACATGTTCGCCGGCCTGAGCGAGGCGCAGTGGACCACCCCCAGCCTGTGTGCCGGCTGGTCGGTCCGGGAGGTCTGCGCCCACCTGGTCCCGCCGCCCGGCGGCCACCGGCTGCTGCCGCTCGTGGGCGCCGTGCTGCGCTTCCGCGGCGACCTGGCTCGCTTGGTCGACGTCACCACCCGGGAGCGGGCGGCGGCGACGCCGACCGACCAGCTGGTCGCCGAGCTGCAGGAGCGGGCCGGCGACCGGCTCGAGGCTCCGGTCGTGGGGGCGCTCGGTCCGATGGTCGACACCGCGATCCACCTGCGCGACGCCGCGCGCCCGCTGGGGCTCGACGTCGGACCGCCGCCGGACGACTGGCGGCCGGTGCTCGACTTCCTGCGCACCGGCCCCGCCGAGCGCGGCTTCGTCGGGCGGGGGC
This genomic interval from Nocardioides palaemonis contains the following:
- a CDS encoding maleylpyruvate isomerase family mycothiol-dependent enzyme, encoding MVSEEDVYALATRNRLLAADMFAGLSEAQWTTPSLCAGWSVREVCAHLVPPPGGHRLLPLVGAVLRFRGDLARLVDVTTRERAAATPTDQLVAELQERAGDRLEAPVVGALGPMVDTAIHLRDAARPLGLDVGPPPDDWRPVLDFLRTGPAERGFVGRGRTAGLRLEASDTDWSSGAGDLVRGAAEALALAVAGRPVAYAELEGPGVEVLRSRDR